tgcaccttggccagcggtcgctgTGGATTGTCCGAAGCCTCTGTGGATTTGGGTAGGGGTCGCTGCACATCCTgcagcggtcgctgcaaaTTAGTCCAGTGGCTACGGGAACTTCTCGAGCGGTTGCTGCACGCGTCCCAGCGGTCGTTGGGCGTCTTCAGACTTTTCAAAGCACAACTTTCCGGAGCGGACCGCTTCAAACGCAGCGGTCGCTACGACACACGCAGCGGGCCACTGGGCTTCTTTGAACGCGCTAGAATTCCATCTTCgactttttcctatctttttggctcaaatgtgcaaaattctcaaaaaacatgtcaaaataccaaaatagataaaatatacgAAATATAGACATGAATCATGGTTTAGACActaaaaacagaccaaataagggtcctaaaatagtgcaaaaaatccgagcgtatcaactccccaaaacttacatttttgtttgtcctcgaacaaaacaataaagacacaaatATAGACGCACagaatgcacaaggactagacgtcatcattgcctcaaaagatgaaagggcagtttaaacatgcattaacgcaatcaaattAAGCAATGCTTATTAGTgtactttcattactaactcgtggaacaccttgaattcaagcacTCACACGTGgaaaacttccaaagatgggaagtgttctttctctcactctcaaagtgtataaaggtTAAGTGTATAGCACTCacatcatgcatcatgcaaagtttaccatatgcttgctcaaagtctaatctctcctctactagatgtgattaagcatcaaaagtccgaaaggtgtttctttttggttgtgatgtaggctctttggtaggtgaggaatatttggctaaaaagttaCTAAACCCAAACATAGCAAAATTGATCAATTTCTATCACATCAAACTTAGCACTCAACCAACAATTCAAATCTTAGTAAACTTAGACTTTGTCtatatttcttctcactttccaaattcctttgattttttcttttctctttttttttttttttctttttcacaatctttctttcctttctttttttttttccagatcaagcacatacTTTTGAACTTTTCactatttcacaacttgtactttctcTACatttaagcacactactttttatactttttctccttatctctccaattcctttacaaaagatATAGAAACTATACTATCCCAATGAATTATCCCCATTTAATTTGGCTTCAaaagaaaaggcttaaaggctcaaaattggctccaaagggaaaattttgaacttttgagagggtcgaaaatttggGTATAAGAGTAGGCTAGAAAAGATGGCCtatcatcctcctaaatcaacttaaacactatgtagaCTTAGgcagactaggagcaagttctagaaacatatacatgaatacagataaatcacacaagaaagaaattaaaagctcAAATCTCACAAAGTAAcaagcatgattcaaggcgaacaatTAATTCACTACTTATGCACCTTTttaccaaaccatcaaatcaaaacgttaaaCCATACTTAcacatagatggaatgtaatatcatcggcaactcggtctaaagtgtgtcccttagcatgcgtgtttctaagttcttcatgttaagttcacgacaCTTTTCAAGGTTTTTCACAATGATTCATATTCGGGttttatttcaaaacaaagagcaaaaatagaaacaaaaactaagacaaaaaaaaacccttaaactcacggtccacaaCTTCATCTCCctaaacttatttacaacaaagtgtaaaataagtttgtagagtcggtagggacgtgagtaaactagaaagcaaaaaagataccttgaaattttcgaacGGGGCGAGAATTCAAAAAATCGCGCTGGAAACTATAGATGGGCAGCGGTCGCTGGGAGCTCTGCAGCGGTCGTTGCGGACGAGTCAGCCCTTTCCAGTGCATGGCCAGCGGGCCGCTGCGAGCTGTGCAGCGGTCGCTGGCGGGAGTCCAGAAACTTGCGAAAAATTTCATGGCTTAAAAACGAAAATTTAAGACAAAAATAGCCAAAAacttaatcaaaatttgtcaaaaacattgttgggttgcctcccaacaagcgccTTTGTTTTAAAGTCGTTGGCTCTACTTCTTCCTATTTTAGTCCTTTCGGGGTTCTTCCAAGTCAACTTCCTCCTCCAACACCTTGTCCGTACTATAGTATTTCTTCACACGGTGCCATTTGCTTGGAACAGCTTACCATCTGGGCCCAACAATTCAACTGTCATAAATCTTCTTGATCATGTAACGGCCGGTCCACTTGGACTTCAACTTGCCCCAAAGTGAGAGGCGTGAATTGTGTAACAAAATAACATCCCCCAAAGTGAGCTCTCGCGGACTGATCATCCGGTCATGGTACACTTTCATCCTTTCCTTGTAGGTGGACGAGCTATCGTATGCTTCCATCTCATTTAGGAAGAGACGTCTTTCCTCGCCAGCCTTGTGGAAATCATgattcaatttcttaatcGCCCAATAAGACCTGTACTTCATCTCAAAAGGCAAATGACATGACTTCCCAAAGACTAATTGGTAAGGCAACATACCTATAGGAGTCTTGTAGACAGTGCGATATGCCCACAACATATCATCCAAACGGAATGCTCAATCTTTCCTATTAGTACTCATTGTTTTCTGTAAGACATATTTAATCTCCCTATTGGCAAGCTCGGTCTGCCCATTTGCTTGAGGGTGATATTGTCACGACCGTAGCTGATTAAGGATAATCTAGCTCGGGGTACCGTGACTAGGGGGGATAGAAGAAGAGGGGGAAAGAAGTGGGGGAAATGAGAAGAATAAAAGCCAAACGATACTTTAATATTAAAGCTGAAATGCAGGAAACAGTATTTAACACAAGATACGCACGATCATGCAGACTCGAGCGATTGTTCGtacatattcaaattaaagaggtctttaaacaaaatagaatatatcAGAGTCTTAGATAAAAGAAACGTTGCCTTTAAAAAGGCACCGCGGAAGCAAAAGAACTCGGTTccatgtatggagacatgAACCTCCGAGAGTTTATTCTTGGTGGATCAACAGCACTCACTTCACCCCgccaccgctcaacctgcacatttagaaatacatgcagggctgagtacaaaaagtactcagtgaacacattgccgaaatatacacatatacatttgaaaaattattgtcaAGCAATTATCACAGTAACACTCGaggttttatttaaaaatccgAGCGTACTAAAAATATTCCCATTGGGCCCTTTTCCTGTACTTAGCCATATCTGATCATCTTGTGCCGTAGAGATGGTGTTCTCTCACGGTTACATCAACATTTTTGTGccgggaaggtggccaccttcctcGGTCACCAGACCTGCCCTCTGGCCATAGGTCTcctgtgtacactagtccaagtagggacaccaccctcacttggacccgaattcgattcacAAATCACTTGGCCTCACGCCAAAGTAAACAACAGATAGGCATCATACAAAacatttatggcaagacaacatcATTTGAAAATGAGCGACGAACATAAGTTCGAGTTTTCAaaatcatttgaaaataactttatttttatccacattagtatgtagGATAGAAAAGTTCACCTCGTACGCTTCCCGAGATTTTTAGGCGTTAAATCCTTGCTTCTCGGTGTTACACTCCTCGCGAGTTCtcccccccttttttttttgaaaaaaaaaaaataaatcgggctcttaaatttttaaaaaaatgtagaaatttGAGAATGCACCTAACACCATATGTTCCTTCTATTAAATTCCACATCATAATAATTTGGCATATGTCCAGTTCACGTATTTAAGCTAGATTTTCACTAAGAGAAActatacttatttaattaatatgcataaAAGTTTAGTTGTACTCAACATAGgccttttttttcaaaaaaaaaactaaaacccTTTCGTTAAGAGCTATTAAATAAGTTTACGGAAGAGTTTCTGGGATCATTTCACTACAACCAACTTATTCcctattttattacttcaagGGCCaagacaaataaataaaagagaccCATATAAAAAGGCTTTCCCTTTCCTCCTTCATCACTAAATCCCTAAATCACTCCACAAAATGGAACGACTCCCTCTTCATCTCACATCCGCCGCCGTCACTTCCAGCACTGCAGtccgccgccgtcgccggcGGAGgcttctccctctctctctctcctctcttctctccctctctgCCTACTCCACACCGCCGCCGTCTCCGCAGCGAGCGCGCAGCCACCACTACCGCCGTCATCTCCAGATCTCCTTCTCGTTCAGGTCAGCCGCCACCACGGAGGCTGCTGTCGCCTCGCGCAGCCCCATCCACCGTCGCCTTCTCCTCCGAATGCATTGCTGCCGCCGCTGTGCATGCACAAGAGTCAGTGATGGTCTCTTATCTTCTACTTATCTTTTACTCCATTCTGGAATCCGGATTTGGGTTTGATCTTCTATCAAATCTATTAAagatttttattactattttactTATCTTACCCCTTCCAGTTTCTATTGTAGGAACAACTCTTGGCAAGAGTCAGTGATGGTCTCTCGTCAACCTACCAAATTTCCTTGCCAAAATATACCTCAATTATGGAACGGTTGTCGAGGGTAGCATGTCTCAAATCTAATGTAATAGAATAGGATTTTGGTATTAGGCTTTTATCGAGCTTCTCGCGTATGTATTGGACAAACTTCTTTATAAAACTTCTTTCTTTGAGTATAGAACAAATGCTCGTCGGGGAAGTCCTCATTGATTTCTCGTGATAAATCTTCTCCTTCTACCGGGTGCTCTAACCGGGACAAATGATCTGCTACTACATTCTCGTATCCTTTTCTGTCCCTAATCTCTACATCAAATTCTTGGAGTAGTAAGATCAAGCGGATTAGCCTTGGCTTTGCCTCCTTCTTTGCGAACAAGTGACGAATAGCTGGATGGTCAGTGTAAACTATAGTCTTTGTTCCAACGAGATAAGCCCTAAACTTGTCAAAAGAATAAACTATAGCAAGCATCTCCCTTCTGTGGTCGTATAATTTGCTTGTGCAGAATCGAGGGTTCTACTAGCATAGTAAATGACcctaaaaatcttatccatcTTCTGCCCCAAAGCGAACCCAACAGCTACATCGCTTGCATCACATATGATCTCAAATGGTTGGCTCCAATCTGGGGTAATGAGGATAGGTGCGCTCACTAAggccttcttcaactcctcaTATGCCTGCAAACAATCAGAcgttaaattaaatttcacatcTTTTTCAAGTAATTTACAAAGAGGCTTTGAGATTTTCGAGAAGTCCTTGATAAATCTTCTATAGAACCCTGTGTGTCCCAAGAATCTTCTCACGGCCTTTTCGCTGGACGGGGGTGGCAATCTCTCAATGGCTGCAATCTTGGCTCGATCAACTTCTATCCCTGCAAATGATACTTTGTGTCCCAGAACAATACCTTCTTTTACCATGAAATGACATTTCTCCCAATTAAGAACAAGGTTAGTCTCGACACATCTTTGTAAAACCATAGCAAAATTTTCAAGACAGTGATCATAAGTTTTGCCAAACACAGAGAAATCGTCCATAAAGACTTCCATTACCCTTTCAATCAAGTCATGAAAAATTGCCATCATGCATCTCTGGAAAGTAGCAGGAGCATTACAAAGACCAAAAAACATCTTCCTATAAGCATATATCCCATATGGGCAAGTAAAGGCAGACTTATGTTGATCTTCAGGAGCGTTCGCTATTTGATTTTAACCAGAATAACCATCTAGGAAACAGTAATAATCGTATCCCCCTAATCTATCAAGCATTTGGTCAATAAATGGCAAGGGAAAATGATCTTTCCTAGTGGCTACATTTAACATCCTATAATCAATGCAAACTCTCCAACCTGTGGCTACTCTCGTGGCAATCATCTCACCATCCTTTCCGGGCACAACAGTCATCCCCCCCTTCTTAGCTACTACCTGCATAGGACTAACCATTCACTGTCTGATATAGCATAGATAATTCCTGCATCtaacattttaattacttCTTTTCTCACTACATCTTGCATGATTGGATTAAGCCTACGTTGGTTTTGCACACGGGGTCTATGCCCTTCCTCAAGAAGGATCCTATGCATGCATGTGGTTGGGCTAATCCCTTTTAAATCGCTAATGGACCATCCTATGGCAGACCTATACTTGTTCAAAACACATAGCAGCTTATCACATTTCTCATTACTCAAGGCAGCGGACACAACAACATGGTAAGTGCTATCTGGCCTTACAAATGCGTACCTGAGATGTTCGGGGAGCGGTTTCAATTCCACCTTAGGCGGTCCTCGTAGTTTCCCTATAGCCTTCTTcatctcctcctcttcctcggGAGTTCGCAAGGGCAAGAATGTATTCCCAAACAGAGGGATCCTTTCGGGAAGTACCTCAAGCTCTGCAACCATAGCACACACATTAGTGTCACATGAAGAAGAATCAGTAGAAGGCGTGAAAGTATTCACTAGACACGATTCTAAAGTATCCTGATTCCGATGATAGGTGACTTCCACTTCTCCCACGCAATCCGTGACTACTTGGATGATATTGCACTCTTGATAGCCCTCTGCTCCTTCCTTTCCATGAAACTTCAGGCCGTTATAAATGTTGAAGGTGATGCTTTCGTCATGTAGCCGCAACGTCAGCTCCCCATTTTGAACATCTATCATGGCCCCTCCAGTTGCTAAGAATGGTCTTCCTAGTATCAAGGGCACCTTCTTGTCTTCCTGTATGTCCAACACTACAAAATCAGTGGGAAAAATGAATTCACCAACTCTTACCAAAACATCCTCGACGATCCCCCTTGGTGTTGTTGTTATTCTATCTGCCATCTGTAGGGTGATCAAAGTGGGGCGGAGATTATCAATATCGAGCTTCCTGTAAAAAGATAAAggcattaaattaatacttgCTCTCAAATCACATAATGCCTTACCTTCTACATTGTTCCCCAAAACACAAGATAAAGTAAAACTCCCTGGATCCTTGTGCTTGGTTGGTAGCACTTTCTGCAGTATAGCACTGCAGTTTTTCGTAAGGTTCACAGTCTCGTACTTCCCCCACTTTCTTTTCTTAGCCACCACATCCTTCAAGAATTTAGCATAGTTCGGCATCTGTTGCAGTGCTTCCACCAATGGAATGTTAATGTGGACTTTGCTTATTGCCTCCAAAAACTTGTTGAATTGGGCATCCAACTTTTTGCTCTTCAATCTCTGGGGATATGGGATGACGGGAATACTGGGTCAGCGGATTGAGTCTCGGGTAGTGGACCACTACGAAGTGGTGCAGCGGTCGCTGGCGATGTGTCGGTCTTACTGTCCAGATCTGATCCAGCGGTCTGAAGGATTTCTAGCGAGCCGCTGTGAGGTGGTGCAGCGGTCGCTGGCAGCTGATCAGCGGCCGGCCTCAGGTTGATTGGCcccttttctttctcctttaTCCCCCTTCCTAGATCCGAAGCTTCCGGAGGTTGATATGTGGTCCCACTTCGAAGTTGCACAGCATGGCACTTTACTTTAGGATTGATCTCTGGTAGACTCGGAAGCGTTccttgttaggtttggtatactgaaaagcatgtttcgagcaagtttcgctcgaatagaatcttgcttgtatacgtaaaactctataatccacttttaacccaattcggtattattcgagcagtttcgcacgaatagaatcatgTCCTCAAGaagagctcgaacaaggttttattattcgaaaactggccagttggagttttatcgctctatgaataataaataaatgtttcttgctaagtctactcttggaattaataagatattaattaattaagtccttacattaattaattaatggacatttatatcttaagcgcggaaaataaataataaacaacggaaacccgaattacttgtaatttcggatttggatggggagagttcaatattacttctgtagtggctgctcgtaatattccaattataacttatattaaattgtgggttcaatttaattagtaaaaagctaattgggggagcccatatccaaaaccttccatagatctctgtctgggcccaaaaggaacttaatataaataggagaataaaggagacataaatcattcattattattaccCATATTTTTCGTCTCCCTctacctagaggagttcgaatttctctcctaattggagaaggatttcttctgtcttctttattcgagtcctagtattttgataagaccAGCCCatcctgatatcgagatacagttcgggaaccagagagaagatccgtggtctagtattgaagatcatcgtggagaaggcgcgagcaatcgacgattctttggagaatcaaatcggtaactctaaaccatagaattcatgttttaggatttactttctttgatcatgaattatttgcgttctagcatgcaattatctgtttaacatgtgaattgattaatcgcataatcggtcaaatagatccgtatctgatttatttgttttgtacaagtcttccgctgtgcaaggggcaccaaactccaacaattggtatcagagccaatttttggctctgattatgtggattaatttcatgttatatgAATTGCTTGAATGCATGGGTTTCTCCGTCGGTGATAATTGCATGGACGTGTTTGTcgttttatttgattttgaaacgAAGAACGACACTGTTTGTTTAATTCAATTTCTAGTATGCAATGTTTGAGAAAGTCTAACGATTAAAAGAGTGCGCCGTTTTTTGTGGTTTTGACTTTTCTTGGACGGTTGAAACAATTCCCAAACATGTAGTCATTGCTCTAAGTATTGATTACGTAAATTGAAATTCCGAACTCAATATATGACGGGTCGGAACGGAGCGTGTTCGCTGCGATGCAGCGATGATACAGCAGGGGCGCCAGGTCAGCCGCGGAGAATCAGCGGCGGAGCAGTGGCTGCGACGCAGAAACAGCACGAACAGCAGCGACAGTCCGTTTGTGACAGCGGCGGCGACCGGACTTCAGGCTGCCCAAGCTGTCAGGCTGGGCTGTCTCGACGGGTCGCTGGCAGCAACGGTGATGACGCAGCAGCAGTTTCGTGTTGGGGCAGCAGCAGCTGCGTAGACGACGTCACACAAGTGACGACGCAGCAGCAGCGCCGGAGACGTCACAGCACCAATGATGACGCAGCAGCGCGACGCAGAACAGCAGCGGGTCGCGATTCGAGTGGGAGCCCTTTGTGGGAAGTTCCCGGACTCGAGAGGCGAATGCGATCTGGCCAGAAACGTGGCAGCGGCCATGGATTCAGTGAGAGTCCAGCCGAGCCATGCAAGGTTCGGTCAAAGTTCGCTTTCCAAATTTGATTAGGATTTCAAATCCTtggattcaattttggaaataattctaaattaatttggaaataagatttgaatatatcttttgtggattttatatattatatgagatttaatttatgaattaaatcatggattaaatagattttatccttattttatggatttgtagggatttaattcctagatgaatcctagttaaatttggataatgacaatctaattttatttatatcctatggattaatgTGGATTCATCTTAGACGaatcctagttggatttaaataatgataatattattttattcttatcctatgagtttatatgaatttattcatagataaattctagatggatttggatagtgataatataatattttattctcatcttatagatttatatagatttattcctagataaatcttggatagatttgaataataataatataatattatcttattctatggatttgtatggatttattccaagataaatcctagatgaattaggataaacatttatattaatttattttatcctatagatttgaatagatttaattctattaagacaaatcttagatggattaaaataagtattaatccaaTTTATCCTTATCCTTTggatttatatcctagatagattaggataaagatgatatataagaaatccttatttaattggatttagataaatttatttatctaagaaatcctaagaaatgtttgatatattctggatgtctattctaaatagaattagatttgtataaatcttggttgataggattttatttttatcttatggataATGGTGGAATTGTTTCTATCTGgtaatatcctagtacgatttaaataatgataatcatagatcaacgttatcttgaattgtaggatatgattttattgaaataaaatctagaataatcctaaatggGTTTATATAGTACAtactatcttgataaatcctaaatgaattGGATAAacattatccaagataaaacttaattatttaattgattctcccttgattagattaaataattgtccTTAATTATCCTGAGTGTTTAAAATGTCATGCATTAAAtagatttatctgtttatttggtgtttatctattttaagtggattatctgctttatctgcttatgtgataattatgcaaaaaccatacaaaatatctaagtgatgattacaacaagtgcgttgtatacggtctccatcggttggtgaagctgccaaattttgtgaagctgattttctaataatatagaatgaactagaaagtggttcccaatattattgccacctgcagagtggggacaataatcctaaggaactgcgagtttcagggttcaatcagaatttatgagatagcttggttttgttgtcagcacatgaacattgttatgggagtgtgttgtagaaataaaattctgtaatgctaaatctgatggtcctgcttaggcaacattaggcgtattaacctccaaaggaggatacaatttaatgcgtcggtgttgtgaccagtaaaattgtcaaaattttaatgcgtattaacctccaaaggaggatacaatttattaattttgttgttgtaagatacataattgttttgtggttatttgtgattatgtattgagcatgagtatgtgataataagtttatttgccaaatcttcattatgtcatttaatatttgtctgcgatccttaaagaaagaaaactcgaatgcctaaattatgtagaccggaaacgaaaatggataagattctcatcgctgaaagcttggagtttatactcaatgattcatgtcctccatttcctcgacataattccacgaagaatgttcgagaatgcattatgcatgtacttgacaagctctttgaggaataaggtcaagctattttcctttaagtagctcgacaagtcttggttaatgacgatgaaagatggatatcaatagaatctgtcaagatgattcgattggaatatcctagagtgacagaatgttttgaggatcttttgatcactcaaatagtttctgacacaagtcatcgcctaaagtaacaagaaatgactacaagaaggtttaactgaaaagtagaaaatcttcagaataatagtcgttaTGTTACTGTTAGAGcaaagtaacatgatagatgacaaattcataaaggctACATTttttaagtcctagttcatttgaacaaaagactagatgtggaaatgggagagcctgaattgtcatcaaagtttgtttaaagcgagaaaagatgctttgtgagttggattgacctattttatagaaggacaatgacttacatgacaatgcaacttctaagtaagagatcttgatccagttaggtttttgttgcagtgggagctattaatgctcaactattgttttatggttgatgcttaaggcatcatagtattaaaataatataagtgcgacaaggttgagtattcaacaacacatcaacttcttaatcattgaatgataaagtatttatggctcttagccttaaggccaagaaaatacttagaaattgttcgaactgatctagactatcaagattttaacatttcgttaaatagcttgagagttgagaaagtctatttgatgcactatgagttagaatcatttgatttttcaagagattcagaatacttatagaagtgcaacatagaaagactagcaagtctcaatggtttacaccataaggagacgagcaaagggttatgatcagtagtgggagtctaatctccattaacgaatccaagcattcatctaatgaatgggatagttatgtaagaaggaatctaagtctttctaagacaagtttgattaagtgatgagttgtactcattaaaatcttatcattgatgggataaacattaaagaaactaccaacatcagtaccttctacaaaacacgagttgtggactagagcgtctctagtctagcacatctcaaggtgtaatgttgttccaacacatgttggaaaagtgtccaagaaattggagttgagtactgaggcatgttttaaggtttttcccaaatgatgtaaggttataagttctgtaatcttcaaagatataattcttgtatgaagatctagagatgaactacaagcctaacagcgtgataactctcaaaataaagagagagatatcggattttccacattaccaagaagtcataccattagaaacttttgcactaataaaatcaacttcagtacctaagattgtaagaatcatatcgtagtgggagcgttccactggaacacaacaagttcatgggtctaagagtgtcgtaagactcagtcttagatcaacttgaacataatccctttaactacaatgtagtattggttcatttggatattcatccttgaaaaggtgatagatttcaaactacaatctaagatagacaacatgttttacaagacttgcaaaaCTACCTATAGGTtgtgtcagtcagtgggagctagtatatttgcaagtgtaaatatGGATCTCAAAaggctagacaatgacaatgggttatgcccaaagagaattatcttctcgctatcGTTGTGCCAGGATTTATTTGATCCtattgtctattagaacttacataaattagaatgtatgtattatgattgtcaagacagccttctataaatagaagtcttgaggaaatcatctactagaacattctaatggatatgtaattaagggcaagaaacgcatgattggaagcttataaagaccttcgtggtcttaggcaagcatctaaatcagagtatatgtgttttatcaaaattgtcaaatgtCTGGAATTTGACTTTTGCC
The nucleotide sequence above comes from Salvia hispanica cultivar TCC Black 2014 chromosome 5, UniMelb_Shisp_WGS_1.0, whole genome shotgun sequence. Encoded proteins:
- the LOC125189693 gene encoding uncharacterized protein LOC125189693, which produces MLWAYRTVYKTPIGMLPYQLVFGKSCHLPFEMKYRSYWAIKKLNHDFHKAGEERRLFLNEMEAYDSSSTYKERMKVYHDRMISPRELTLGDVILLHNSRLSLWGKLKSKWTGRYMIKKIYDS